A segment of the Desulfomicrobium macestii genome:
ACCACCTCGGCGCGCAGGTAGGGAAGTTTGTAGTGCAGGGGCTTGCCCAGATCCGGGTCGCGGCGGATCATCTCGCGGATTTCCTCGATGTCGCTGCCGTAGACCGAGAGGTGATCCCGGGGATCAAGTCCGTTCATCCAGCCGTGCAGGGGCAGGTTCTCGGTCTTGCAGGAGTGGGCGGGGAGGCCCGCGAAGCGCGCGGCCTGGTTCACCGTGTCTTCGCCCATCTTGCGGTACGTGGTCCACTTGCCGCCGGCGATGGTCACCAGGCCGCCCTGGGAGATGGTCAGATGATGATCGCGGGACAGGGACGAGGTCCGACCTTCGCCCTCGGCCCTGATCAGCGGCCGGATGCCCGCGAAGACGCTCAGGATGTCGCTGCGCTTCGGGTCGCGGGTCAGGTAGCGCCCGGCGTGTTCGAGCAGGAAGGTGATTTCCTCCTCCATGGGCCGGGGTTCGTGGTTCGGGCCGTCCAGGGCCACGTCGGTGGTCCCGACCAGCACGCGTCCGTGCCAGGGCACCAGAAAGATGACTCGGCCGTCGTCCGTGTGCGGGACCATGATGGCCGTGTCTCCGGGGGAGAATGATTTGTCGAGCACCAGATGGATGCCCTGGGACGGGGCGATCAGTTTGGGCGCGGCCGCGTCGTCCATGCGCAGGATGTCGTCGACGAACACGCCTGTCGCGTTGATGACGACCTTTGCCCGCAACCGCCGGGTTTTGCCTGTCAGGGAGTCCCGGGCCTCCACGCCGCCGATCTGGCCTTCATCGTCCTTGAGGAGCGCGGTCACGGCCATGTGGTTGACCGGCAGTCCGCCGAGATCCTGCATGGTCTTGGCCAGGGTGATGGCCAGGCGGGAGTCGTCGAACTGGCCGTCATAGTAGATGACTCCGCCGCGCAGGTCCGTGGGTTCGAGGTTGGGGATCATGTTCAGGGTTTTCGAGCGCGACAGGATGCGCGAACGGCCGAAACCGAGCTTTCCGGCCAGCATGTCGTAGAGTTTCAGGCCCACGCCGTAGAAGGGGCGCTCCCACCATTTGTAGTCCGGCACGACAAAGGCCTGGTTGTAGACCAGATGGGGGGCGTTTCGGAGCAGCACGCCGCGTTCGTGCAGGGCGTCCATGACCAGGGCCACGTTGCCCTGCTGCAGGTAGCGCACGCCGCCGTGCACCAGCTTGGTGGAGCGGCTGGAAGTGCCTTGCGAGAAATCGTGCGCTTCAAGGAGCAGCGTCCTGTAGCCCCTGCTGGCCGCGTCCACGCCGCAGCCAAGGCCCGTGGCGCCGCCGCCGATGATGATCATGTCCCAGGTGGTGTCGGTATCGAGTCGGTCAAGAATATCGGATCTGAGCATGGCTGCCTCCAGGATGTTGTCGCTTGTGCGGGGTTGCATATCACGTCGTCGCCGGGAGGGCCAGAACGTCGGGAGGGTTGCATGGGCCTTGACCTTCGCGCCGGGGCTTCATAGATGCTAGGCTCTTGCCTTAATCACGGAGATTTCAATGACCCAGCCATCTGTCGGCACTGTACAGTCCAAATCGTTCACTTTCGCCCATCCCCCGACGCCCATGGTCCTGGACAGCGGGGTGGAGCTCGGGCCAGTATCCCTGGCCTACGAAACGTACGGGACCCTGAACGCGGAGCGGTCCAACGCCGTGCTCGTCTGTCACGCCCTGACCGGCGACGCCCACGTGGCCGGTTATCACGCCGGAGACGACAAGCCCGGCTGGTGGGAGCATTACGTGGGCCCGGGCAAACCCATCGACACGGACCGGTATTTCGTGGTCTGCTCCAACGTCATCGGCAGCTGCATGGGTTCCTGCGGGCCGTCCTCCATCAATCCGGCCACGGGGCGCTACTGGGGTCTCGATTTTCCGCTGGTGACCATCCCCGACATGGTCCGCGCCCAGCGCGAGCTGCTTCGGCACCTCGGCATCGACCACCTTCTGGCCGTGACCGGGGGCTCCCTCGGGGGCATGCAGACTCTGCAG
Coding sequences within it:
- a CDS encoding glycerol-3-phosphate dehydrogenase/oxidase, whose amino-acid sequence is MLRSDILDRLDTDTTWDMIIIGGGATGLGCGVDAASRGYRTLLLEAHDFSQGTSSRSTKLVHGGVRYLQQGNVALVMDALHERGVLLRNAPHLVYNQAFVVPDYKWWERPFYGVGLKLYDMLAGKLGFGRSRILSRSKTLNMIPNLEPTDLRGGVIYYDGQFDDSRLAITLAKTMQDLGGLPVNHMAVTALLKDDEGQIGGVEARDSLTGKTRRLRAKVVINATGVFVDDILRMDDAAAPKLIAPSQGIHLVLDKSFSPGDTAIMVPHTDDGRVIFLVPWHGRVLVGTTDVALDGPNHEPRPMEEEITFLLEHAGRYLTRDPKRSDILSVFAGIRPLIRAEGEGRTSSLSRDHHLTISQGGLVTIAGGKWTTYRKMGEDTVNQAARFAGLPAHSCKTENLPLHGWMNGLDPRDHLSVYGSDIEEIREMIRRDPDLGKPLHYKLPYLRAEVVWAVRREWARTLSDVLRHRTRALILDAAVSMVIARDVAEIMARELDLGKDWIEEQVSSFRELARTYLAG